Genomic DNA from Segatella copri:
CAATTCCTCCTCATCTTGCCCACCAATAAAATCAAATAATGGAAAGTTTTTATCAATTAAATTATCCGAGCATTTGAATCCAAGTTTTGATAATATTTCTTTAATAGGAATGATATGCTCTGTAGTGAAGATATAATTAAAAGAATCTATTTCTTCGTATGATTTGTATTCATCTGCAAATTGGAATAATGGAAGATGTAAAACAAAACGTTTTAATTTGTCTTCATGCGTTTTACAACGTTTGTCCGCAATCCATTTATATAGTACTTGTTTGTCTTCTTCTGAAGCTTCTATATACCATTTGTTGAAATTGGAACTATCCGTGACAGAATCTATAACAATATTAAACTCCAACGCCTCAATCCTTTCAAATATACTTTCTTTTAAAATTTTACTATCAATAATATTAGAAGGTAATTTTTTAGAGGTATTAAGTATTTGACAAAATAGATCTTCACCGATAATTTCGGACAAACCTGTTTTATCGATTATAATTTCTTCTTGAAGTACCATATCCCCTTTATGGTTAAGGATAAACGCTTCTGATTCAAGAGCATTTCTATAAGTAGAATTAAAGTGTTCAGCAAGTCGCTTTGTGTCAGTTGTATCTTCTTCAAAATATTTAGGAACAAGAATGTTTAAAGCATTTCTATCTCGTCTTTCGCTCAATGAAGCACTCCAAGAAACCAATCTCTTTGCAATTTCTTGCATTAGGTAGAAATTCCATGGATTGTCACCTAAGATTCTTTGACGTGGTGGATCAAGAATAAAATTAGCATTGATAAAAAAAGGGAATTTAAAATCTTTCACCAATGTTGGCAAAAAAGCAAACATTGATATTTCGTTGCAGCCTGTATTTGGATTTATAGAACCATCCTCTTGGATTGAAATTGCAAATGAAATTGTCGTAGAATTATTAATAGCTATTTTCTTAGGAATGTTTTCTAATTCTTGACCATATAAGTCAACGAATTTTGCTTCGATAATTTTGCCAGTTTTTTTATCTTCCTCTTCAATTTTTATACGAATATCAATATCCGATTTTTCAAAAGAAGCATTGCTTACCAGTACTTCAAAATCTTTTCTTTTAAAATATTCTATTCGAGTTGAAGCGAATGAGTTTTTGAGGATAATTGTATCACCTTCTATTTCTTTACTAACAGACTTGTTGTTGAAATCTATTCTATTTGTTTTGCGCAAAAACAACATAAATTTAGGGTTATTGATAATTTCGTCAATCGCTAGACGATAGCCATCGTAACCTTCAATGTTATTCTTACCTAACAAAAGTGCTATAGCTACATTTGCTGACATGAAAGCATCTCCTAATTCTGCGGGATATGTATCTATCCAAATAGGTTCTAATTGCCATGGAATATCTGAAACACCTCGAAATCTACTACGTTCGCTATTATATTTTTGTAAGAATAAAGACTTCTGCTCATCGGTTGTCAATCTGTTGACTGAAAAATAAAAAGCATCAAAATCAGTAAATCTTTTATCACTTTTGTCAAATTTGAATTGATAACCACCAGTCTTTATAAAGACCTTACTAGAGTCTGTAAAAACAGATTTAAAGCCAATTCCCTTATATCCTGTTTTATTTTCATTTGCTTTTTTTGTTCCATTAGCTGCGGATGTTATTGCATCAAAATCATCTTTATCAAAACTATAGCCATTATGAGAAACTATTAAATAATCACCATTTGTCTTGACTTTGATGCAAACGCCTTTTTGGGACGCTGCGTCATCTGCATTTTGCACTAATTCAAAAAACATTCTATCCTTTGAAGAGTACATGTTTTTTCCTACTTCTTCCAACAAATGTGCCGTAGCAACATTACCAGCCGGAGAAGTAAATTTTTCAAAAGTCAAATTGACTCCTTCTTTATATGGATTTGGAGTTTCTTCAAATTCAGTCGCAAAGAATTGAAATAATTGATTCCGTTCTATTCGCTTAATTTGAGGAGTTAAACTTAGCGCAATTTTATAGAAATGTCCTTCTTCTATATTAAAGTTTGCATTTGGTACTATAGCACGAAGATTATACCCATATATAGGATCTATCAAAAGCTTTCCTCTTTGATTTTCACTGCATGAGTATAAATTTACTATGAACGTATATTTCCCATATTGCTTCGCTTCACCAATAAAGGTATTAGTATCATGTCCTGCGAACTTTAGAAGTTCATTCAAAGAAAGTTTGTAAAGAGATTCTTCGTAAGGCTTTTCATTTAACAGCTTAGTACTGAAGAATAACTGATGATTTTCGTGTTTTATAAATACAGCTTTAAGCACTTCCCCTTCAAAAACAGAATCTTCTAATCTATCAATTTCATTCCAATTAGTATCCTCTTTGTTGATAATTCCTTTCAGCTCACCAAGTCTTATAATTACTTTATTCTTTTTCACTTGGATTACTTCTACTTCAAAGAAGGTGCCTGCTTCAAATTTATGCACAAAATCATCAATTAGAGCATCTTGGTATTCTTTTTCTTTAATCTTTTCTTGTTCTTTTTCAAACGTAAGAATGTCTGACAAAATAATCCCACGAGCTGTAATTTTACTAATTATAACTTCTATATCATCTCCAACATTAATAGTAATGTTTCCATTTTCATCAAAGCAACTTGGCATTAAATAGTTGGGCATAAAACCAAATTGTTTTTGCCACAATGGGAAAAATGAGCAGAAACAACCATTGTCTTGAATCTTATTGATTCGTGTTTTTATTTTTTCTCCAACAGAATATTGCATAATGAATATTTTAAATTGAATAATTTTCTAAATACATTCTTGTCTCCCTAAACGTAATCACAGGCGTTACCTTCTTCAAAGTCTCAGGATTGACAATTTCTTCTATATGCAAGCCAGCCAATAGGTTAGGCTTCACCCACTCGTTGTTCCAGAGTTCCACGTTTTTATCCCCTGCAACGACACGGCACAATCTCATCTTATATGGTGATGTGCCATTTTCCTTGTCTTGCTGATATGTTATATTCTGAAGCCAAAGCTGGTTATAGTCGGAATTGGGTTGATTGCAGAGCTTGGAATAAACGAGATTGATGATAGTACTTTTCTCCTTTTCATCTTTTAAGGAATCTACCATTCTACTAAGCACACGTAAGGCATAATGGCAACAACCTATATTTTCTAAAGCTATTTGGGCACATACTGCCGACATAGCTCGGATGCTGCCTCCTACAAGACGGCGTTGCTTCATGACTTTTTCGGTCTTCTGTTCTTCACCTTCAAGAAGAGGTATAGTTATTATTGTCTCTTCATAAGGTTTAAGCCAATCTATTATACGCTTATCTATATCCGAAAGCATCATCTTAATGGAACCACTATCTTGATATTGGCGAGCGAACATCAAAATGTAGAGCAGATACTTTTCGAAACTATCAAAATCACAACCCTTCTTATTAATTACAGGTGTATTGTAGATATATGCAAGTTTATCGGATT
This window encodes:
- a CDS encoding sacsin N-terminal ATP-binding-like domain-containing protein translates to MQYSVGEKIKTRINKIQDNGCFCSFFPLWQKQFGFMPNYLMPSCFDENGNITINVGDDIEVIISKITARGIILSDILTFEKEQEKIKEKEYQDALIDDFVHKFEAGTFFEVEVIQVKKNKVIIRLGELKGIINKEDTNWNEIDRLEDSVFEGEVLKAVFIKHENHQLFFSTKLLNEKPYEESLYKLSLNELLKFAGHDTNTFIGEAKQYGKYTFIVNLYSCSENQRGKLLIDPIYGYNLRAIVPNANFNIEEGHFYKIALSLTPQIKRIERNQLFQFFATEFEETPNPYKEGVNLTFEKFTSPAGNVATAHLLEEVGKNMYSSKDRMFFELVQNADDAASQKGVCIKVKTNGDYLIVSHNGYSFDKDDFDAITSAANGTKKANENKTGYKGIGFKSVFTDSSKVFIKTGGYQFKFDKSDKRFTDFDAFYFSVNRLTTDEQKSLFLQKYNSERSRFRGVSDIPWQLEPIWIDTYPAELGDAFMSANVAIALLLGKNNIEGYDGYRLAIDEIINNPKFMLFLRKTNRIDFNNKSVSKEIEGDTIILKNSFASTRIEYFKRKDFEVLVSNASFEKSDIDIRIKIEEEDKKTGKIIEAKFVDLYGQELENIPKKIAINNSTTISFAISIQEDGSINPNTGCNEISMFAFLPTLVKDFKFPFFINANFILDPPRQRILGDNPWNFYLMQEIAKRLVSWSASLSERRDRNALNILVPKYFEEDTTDTKRLAEHFNSTYRNALESEAFILNHKGDMVLQEEIIIDKTGLSEIIGEDLFCQILNTSKKLPSNIIDSKILKESIFERIEALEFNIVIDSVTDSSNFNKWYIEASEEDKQVLYKWIADKRCKTHEDKLKRFVLHLPLFQFADEYKSYEEIDSFNYIFTTEHIIPIKEILSKLGFKCSDNLIDKNFPLFDFIGGQDEEELFQSIKVCDFSNLDAVERFTLFCALKDFNGIGVAKLKEIPLFKNMNGDFTPLKEMVAYRKNYPLWLSAYVLNNIDNHSCLSEYLISQDDEFDEIIRKHYDDLDVSISELYETYKPQCTGPFIRHLIDNRTINDELLTIVEESDTETKKYFLNSIKKLDLFSTSIYKKISFESRTLQLALSVLSNPSVFSSKVFLNDQCIKEFSIIDDVICEYTQNGVKKKVRMSLAKLLPQYKNKSDSINKFKELFEIKKDLNKFFNAEPMPLYRIVKALEDKDSLGLSPGEWVYDKNGNAYQYLFYVYYYYGIKGYTSSWVISIKLENETEFFINEMMNFLFNNDISIKESPFTYRIRHYFRGKNLSDAYLFNEEKLIPSIQKWADSIEKRQYLIQNGVLDGSCHYVLFRSSFLEDKYIESIKLSDIELRKSIEYIATTDGYKKPFIGENQKDLLLNIRNKGVRYLVSRCNFAELNSKSEEWNSDIYNKWKEERRVQIFLIDGKIPMELLYENTVLLRFSENDFIYDSSKLYISKDVELNIKFFDIASKGRFGVSLDDYKTLFMSGRVSVSKREIDEKNKQILDLQKENQEKDELLKKYRDRFGELSIAKKNTIKVSNTEILAIPNDKKSDKTVHLAKADTNILSQQEQIEAQLEAQKYLLSIKPMWKFPENFAEVDEEGKPYCFSTFEITDEEGKNKAIVLKSFKKDKAPFSINPEEWDYLTDSNAKLVIYRGNGYHEELGKEDLIRNQNCITLRFSTENLDIEDRISQFSDILHYFKQIHFDFESFNVPNRAKSISGITNKKQGTQPVGSEKDI